The following proteins are co-located in the Vigna unguiculata cultivar IT97K-499-35 chromosome 9, ASM411807v1, whole genome shotgun sequence genome:
- the LOC114164089 gene encoding LOW QUALITY PROTEIN: transcription factor ICE1-like (The sequence of the model RefSeq protein was modified relative to this genomic sequence to represent the inferred CDS: inserted 2 bases in 2 codons; deleted 3 bases in 2 codons), which produces MNGTSATTTTITATTPKTSPSPPPSPTPTTSSSPPSTPPPPAPLLLRLHQPRPFLLHLHYFLPPKAPTLSSLLNPFDIPFLDPQASSSFPLLPSAHFPSDTPPQTATATAFAGFHSLEDGSSKPLFHQRSKILRPLESLPPSGRHPRSFRRGRRWRKNMSAGEGSEKKRKEEEVVEDVXFDGSGLNYDSDDLTEINNNSGRVDEGSAKNGGNSSNGNSSVTGLDQKGKKKGMPAKNLMXERRRRKKLNDRLYMLRSVVPKISKMDRASILGDAIEYLKELLQRINDLHNELESTPPGSSLTPSSNFHPLTPTPPTLPSRIKEELCPSSLPSPNAQPARVEVRLREGRAVNIHMFCARKPGLLLSTMRAMDNLGLDIQQAVISCFNGFAMDIFRAEQCKEGQDVHPEQIKAVLLDSAGYSGMM; this is translated from the exons ATGAATGGTACATcagcaaccaccaccaccataacaGCCACCACTCCCAAGACATCACCTTCTCCCCCACCTTCCCCGACTCCGACAACCTCCTCCTCCCCGCCGTCGACTCCTCCTCCTCCTGCTCCCCTCCTCCTCCGTCTTCACCAACCTCGACCCTTCCTCCTCCACCTCCACTACTTCCTCCCTCCCAAGGCCCCCACTCTATCGTCACTCCTCAACCCCTTCGACATCCCCTTTCTTGACCCTCAAGCTTCCTCATCCTTCCCGCTTCTTCCCTCTGCCCATTTT CCCTCCGACACGCCTCCTCAGACGGCCACCGCCACCGCCTTCGCCGGCTTCCACAGCCTCGAAGACGGGTCCTCGAAACCTCTCTTTCACCAGCGCTCCAAGATTCTGCGGCCCCTGGAGTCCCTGCCCCCCTCCGGGCGGCACCCACGCTCTTTCAGAAGAGGGCGGCGCTGGAGGAAGAACATGTCTGCCGGGGAAGGGAGtgagaagaagaggaag gaggaggaggtggtggaggatG AGTTTGACGGGTCTGGGTTGAACTATGATTCTGATGATTtgactgagattaataacaaCAGTGGTAGGGTGGATGAGGGTAGTGCTAAGAACGGTGGGAACAGTTCCAATGGCAACAGTAGCGTGACTGGGTTGGATCAGAAAGGGAAGAAAAAGGGAATGCCTGCTAAGAATTTGA GCGAACGACGGCGCAGGAAGAAGCTCAATGATAGACTCTACATGCTTAGGTCCGTTGTTCCTAAGATTAGCAAA ATGGACAGGGCTTCAATTCTTGGGGATGCAATCGAGTATCTTAAGGAGCTTCTGCAAAGGATCAATGATCTTCATAACGAGTTGGAATCTACACCGCCTGGTTCTTCCCTCACCCCTTCCTCCAATTTCCATCCTTTGACGCCTACTCCTCCCACACTACCCAGTCGTATCAAAGAAGAATTGTGCCCCAGCTCATTGCCAAGCCCCAATGCTCAACCTGCTAGG GTTGAGGTTCGTTTACGCGAAGGAAGGGCTGTTAACATCCACATGTTTTGTGCCCGCAAGCCTGGTCTGTTGCTCTCAACCATGAGGGCTATGGACAACCTTGGATTAGACATTCAGCAGGCTGTTATCAGCTGCTTCAATGGTTTTGCTATGGACATTTTTCGAGCCGAG CAATGCAAAGAAGGTCAGGATGTCCATCCGGAACAGATCAAAGCAGTTCTCTTGGATTCAGCTGGCTATAGTGGCATGATGTAA
- the LOC114163570 gene encoding uncharacterized protein LOC114163570, whose product MAKLAQLYISEIVRLHGVPSSIVSDRDPRFTSRFWQTLQDAMGSRFVMSSAYHPQIDGAVRKNHPDGESVVVGPELLRQTTEKVKLIQERMKASQSRQKSYADQRRRPLEFELGDHVFLRITPTIGVWEEQSARRSCLLVFHVSQLRKYVPDPSHILEMEDLQIRGDLTVEVQPDSLGDVQMRQLKGKSIRLVQVIWDKRTGDSTWEVEEDVRKSYPYLFSETLFFLISSTLLNNSKLSPTLSPCCHLTISFFPTQTLEGPASRTPHNSSLSFHPLRLCDGIECEIDVNGNMLELGPQGKS is encoded by the exons atggcgAAGCTAGCACAGTTGTATATCAGTGAGATCGTGAGGTTACATGGTGTACCATCGAGTATAGTCTCTGATAGAGACCCACGATTCACCTCCCGTTTTTGGCAGACGTTGCAGGATGCTATGGGTAGCAGGTTTGTTATGAGCTCCGCCTACCACCCTCAGATTGATGGGGCAGTCCGAAAGAACCATCCA gatggggaatcAGTGGTGGTGGGACCAGAGCTTCTGAGACAAACCACTGAAAAGGTCAAGCTCATACAAGAAAGAATGAAAGCATCTCAAAGCAGGCAGAAATCATATGCTGATCAGAGGAGAAGACCTTTAGAGTTTGAACTAGGGGACCATGTTTTCTTGAGAATCACCCCGACTATTGGTGTGTGGGAAGAGCAATCCGCCAGAAGAAGCTGTCTCCTAG TGTTTCATGTATCCCAGCTCCGGAAGTATGTGCCCGACCCTTCCCATATACTCGAGATGGAAGATCTGCAGATTAGAGGGGATCTTACAGTGGAAGTCCAACCCGATAGTTTGGGAGATGTTCAGATGAGGCAGCTCAAAGGGAAATCCATCAGACTAGTCCAGGTCATCTGGGACAAGAGGACAGGTGATTCCACTTGGGAAGTAGAAGAAGACGTGAGAAAGTCATACCCATACTTGTTCTCTG AAACACTCTTCTTCCTCATTTCTTCCACTCTTCTCAACAACTCAAAACTCTCTCCCACTCTCTCTCCGTGCTGCCATCTCACAATTTCGTTTTTCCCTACTCAGACTCTGGAAGGACCAGCCAGCAGGACTCCCCACAATTCCTCCCTCAGTTTCCATCCTCTTAG ACTGTGTGATGGAATTGAGTGCGAAATTGATGTAAATGGAAATATGTTGGAGTTAGGACCTCAAGGGAAGTCCTAA